One genomic window of Burkholderia humptydooensis includes the following:
- a CDS encoding type I polyketide synthase → MSQIDTTVLMQNALREIERLQRKLGGVEQQLHAPIAVVGMGCRFAGADSPEELWQRLLDGADGVREVPVERWDAERYFDADPDASGRIYCRAGSFLDDIVSFDAGFFGISAREAAMLDPQQRMLLEVVWEAIERAGIPAAELKGSATGMFAGVMHQDYAHRFRQADDVDLYTASGNAPSVLAGRVSHVLGLHGPTLTIDTACSSSLVAVHLACNALRAGECDIAIVGGVNVVLSPVSTAAECRAHMLSASGRCRSFDDGADGFVRGEGCGVVVLQRLADAQAAGRTIDALIAGSAVNHDGRSAGLTVPNEHAQRELVRSALRAARVDASQVRYVEAHGTGTALGDPIEAAALASVFAGRDRDARVLLGSIKSNFGHLEGAAGIAGLIKAVLAVRHGVVPATLHVRTPNRGIEWDTLPLRLALGNEPIDTGDTPCIAGVSSFGFSGTNAHAIVVAPPRGDDGEAAGATSDAGVQLLAVSAKSDASLRGNAVRYADHLEGLDASAWAAACHASHVARSHFTHRLAVVAASADEMVRELRRFARGEAAAVRSGVCGAMPPGRAAASADADEARDPAERLSALAQRYVAGQPVDWPAPGGARGRLALLPTYAFDRQRYWIDERRATAASPLYRVAWQPLATTAGVRRAGARIVAGDPACCEQVAHALEAVGERCTIVPADHDAIRCAGPADLGIVLAFDAATPDDEAVAAIARHGALLGALARDLAATLSAGPVTVVTRGAMATGPAEDADPVAAALSAAVRVARREQGQAWRGTIDVDGSPASFDTLAALLADAPEEEQLAVRGATVLVPRLRRAGAGTPDAVPVLDADAAYVVTGGTGALGLATARWLAGRGARHLLLISRGAETGDAVQAACARLRADGVDVRVASADIADAGALRDALAAAGRPIRGVVHCAGVVRDAPLDTLDAAAFADVLRAKVGGAVLLDRLTDAQPLDFFLLYSSISAVVGRHGQATYAAANAYLDALAQRRCVRARPALSIGWGLWAAGMGAADAKTAARIRAGGLHPLGEADAFAALEQAFTGEPHVVVAAIDVDRIAAQPDLPRLIGGLTGRAPAARARTFSFEQLRGRTADARRAQVAEYLDAELRAVLSSPAALSHQASLLDLGVDSLTGAELRNALERALGVSIAITHMIDGSSLDALIERVMTQVERRLVTEQTSAAGADSEEITL, encoded by the coding sequence ATGAGCCAGATCGATACGACTGTCCTGATGCAGAACGCGCTGCGCGAGATCGAGCGCCTGCAGCGCAAGCTCGGCGGCGTCGAGCAGCAACTGCACGCGCCGATCGCCGTGGTCGGCATGGGCTGCCGCTTCGCGGGCGCCGATTCGCCCGAGGAGCTGTGGCAGCGCCTCCTCGACGGCGCGGACGGCGTGCGCGAGGTGCCGGTCGAGCGCTGGGACGCCGAGCGCTACTTCGATGCGGACCCGGACGCGAGCGGCCGTATCTACTGCCGGGCCGGCAGCTTCCTGGACGACATCGTGTCCTTCGACGCCGGGTTCTTCGGAATTTCGGCGCGCGAGGCGGCGATGCTCGATCCGCAGCAGCGCATGCTGCTCGAAGTGGTGTGGGAAGCGATCGAGCGCGCCGGCATTCCGGCCGCCGAGCTGAAGGGTTCGGCGACGGGGATGTTCGCGGGCGTGATGCACCAGGACTACGCGCACCGCTTTCGCCAGGCCGACGACGTCGACCTGTACACCGCGTCGGGCAATGCGCCCAGCGTGCTCGCGGGGCGTGTGTCGCACGTGCTCGGCCTGCACGGGCCGACGCTCACGATCGACACCGCCTGTTCGTCGTCGCTGGTCGCCGTGCATCTCGCCTGCAATGCGCTGCGCGCGGGCGAATGCGACATCGCGATCGTCGGCGGGGTCAACGTGGTGCTGTCGCCAGTGTCGACCGCCGCCGAGTGCCGGGCGCACATGCTGTCGGCGAGCGGCCGCTGCCGCTCGTTCGACGACGGCGCGGACGGCTTCGTGCGCGGCGAGGGCTGCGGCGTGGTGGTGCTGCAGCGGCTCGCCGACGCGCAGGCCGCCGGCCGCACGATCGACGCGCTGATCGCGGGCTCGGCCGTCAATCACGACGGCCGCAGCGCGGGCCTGACCGTGCCGAACGAGCATGCGCAGCGCGAGCTGGTGCGCAGCGCGCTGCGCGCCGCGCGCGTCGACGCGTCGCAGGTGCGCTACGTCGAGGCCCATGGCACCGGCACCGCGCTCGGCGATCCGATCGAGGCGGCGGCGCTCGCCTCCGTGTTCGCGGGTCGTGATCGGGATGCGCGCGTGCTGCTTGGCTCGATCAAGAGCAATTTCGGGCACCTCGAAGGCGCGGCAGGGATCGCCGGGCTGATCAAGGCGGTGCTCGCGGTTCGCCACGGCGTCGTGCCTGCCACGCTGCACGTGCGCACGCCCAATCGCGGCATCGAATGGGACACGCTGCCCCTGCGCCTTGCGCTCGGCAACGAACCCATCGATACCGGCGACACGCCCTGTATCGCGGGCGTCAGCTCGTTCGGCTTCAGCGGCACCAATGCGCATGCGATCGTCGTCGCGCCGCCGCGCGGCGACGACGGCGAGGCGGCCGGCGCGACCTCGGATGCGGGCGTGCAGCTGCTGGCCGTCTCCGCGAAGTCCGACGCTTCGCTGCGCGGCAACGCCGTGCGCTATGCAGATCATCTCGAAGGTCTCGATGCATCGGCGTGGGCGGCCGCGTGTCATGCGTCGCACGTCGCGCGTTCGCATTTCACGCATCGGCTCGCGGTGGTGGCCGCCAGCGCGGACGAGATGGTGCGCGAGTTGCGCCGTTTCGCGCGCGGCGAGGCGGCGGCCGTGCGCAGCGGCGTGTGCGGCGCGATGCCGCCCGGCCGCGCGGCGGCGTCCGCCGACGCGGACGAGGCGCGCGACCCGGCCGAGCGCCTGTCGGCGCTCGCGCAGCGCTACGTGGCCGGGCAGCCGGTTGACTGGCCGGCGCCGGGCGGCGCAAGAGGCCGTCTCGCGCTGCTGCCGACCTATGCCTTCGACCGCCAGCGCTACTGGATCGACGAGCGCCGCGCGACGGCCGCGTCGCCCTTGTACCGGGTCGCATGGCAGCCGCTGGCGACGACGGCCGGTGTACGCCGCGCGGGCGCGCGGATCGTCGCGGGTGACCCCGCATGCTGCGAGCAGGTGGCGCACGCGCTCGAAGCCGTGGGCGAGCGCTGCACGATCGTGCCGGCCGATCACGACGCGATCCGCTGCGCGGGGCCGGCCGACCTCGGCATCGTGCTCGCGTTCGATGCCGCGACGCCCGATGACGAGGCGGTGGCGGCCATCGCGCGCCACGGCGCGCTGCTGGGCGCGCTGGCGCGCGATCTGGCGGCAACGCTGTCAGCGGGCCCCGTCACGGTCGTCACGCGCGGCGCAATGGCGACTGGGCCGGCGGAGGACGCCGATCCCGTTGCCGCCGCGCTGAGCGCGGCCGTGCGGGTGGCGCGGCGCGAGCAGGGCCAGGCCTGGCGCGGCACAATCGACGTCGACGGTTCGCCGGCGTCGTTCGACACGCTCGCGGCGCTGCTCGCCGACGCCCCCGAGGAGGAGCAACTCGCGGTGCGCGGCGCGACCGTGCTGGTGCCGCGCCTGCGGCGCGCCGGCGCCGGCACCCCCGACGCGGTGCCAGTGCTCGATGCCGACGCGGCCTATGTCGTGACGGGCGGCACCGGCGCGCTCGGCCTCGCGACCGCGCGCTGGCTCGCCGGTCGCGGCGCACGCCATCTGCTGCTGATCAGCCGCGGCGCCGAAACCGGCGACGCCGTGCAGGCCGCTTGTGCGCGCCTGCGCGCCGACGGCGTCGACGTGCGCGTGGCGTCGGCCGACATCGCCGACGCAGGCGCGCTGCGCGACGCACTCGCCGCGGCCGGCCGGCCGATTCGCGGCGTCGTGCACTGCGCGGGCGTCGTGCGCGATGCGCCGCTCGACACGCTGGACGCCGCGGCGTTCGCGGACGTGCTGCGCGCGAAGGTGGGCGGCGCGGTCTTGCTGGACCGCCTGACCGACGCGCAGCCGCTCGACTTCTTCCTGCTGTATTCGTCCATCTCCGCCGTGGTCGGTCGTCACGGCCAGGCCACGTATGCCGCCGCGAACGCGTATCTCGATGCGCTCGCGCAGCGGCGCTGCGTGCGCGCGCGTCCGGCGCTGTCGATCGGCTGGGGTCTGTGGGCGGCCGGCATGGGTGCGGCCGATGCGAAGACGGCCGCACGGATTCGCGCGGGCGGCCTGCATCCGCTCGGCGAAGCCGACGCGTTCGCGGCGCTGGAACAGGCGTTCACGGGCGAGCCGCATGTCGTCGTCGCGGCGATCGATGTCGACCGGATCGCCGCGCAGCCCGACTTGCCGCGCCTGATCGGAGGCCTCACCGGCCGCGCGCCGGCCGCGCGCGCGCGGACCTTTTCTTTTGAACAACTGCGCGGCCGCACGGCCGACGCGCGCCGTGCGCAGGTGGCCGAGTATCTCGACGCCGAACTGCGCGCGGTGCTGTCCAGCCCGGCGGCGCTGTCGCATCAGGCTTCGCTGCTGGATCTCGGCGTCGACTCGTTGACCGGTGCGGAACTGCGCAATGCGCTCGAACGCGCGCTGGGCGTGTCGATTGCGATCACGCACATGATCGACGGCTCGTCGCTCGACGCGCTGATCGAGCGCGTCATGACGCAGGTGGAGCGCCGGCTCGTGACCGAGCAGACGTCGGCCGCTGGCGCCGACTCGGAGGAAATCACGCTATGA